The sequence below is a genomic window from Candidatus Cloacimonadota bacterium.
CACGCATCATCAATACGATATAAACCGCCAAAGCTTCCTAATTCACTTAAAACATTGCCGTTGAATGTGCTGCGCACTTTATTCTTTATTTCTCTTACCGCTCTTTCACCAGCCTCAATATCTACTCCGGCTTGTTTGTAGTCCATAGGTTTTACACTGTCATCTGGCATAGGCTGTCCTTAAACTCGTTTATGGTTTGCATCGATAGGTCCAAGATGCCATTAACACTAAATTCACTAACATTAAAAGCTGCCATTACGGTAGCATATCTCATTGCTTCTTTAATAACATCATCACTCAAATCGTTATGCCCTTCCAGACATGCCATAAAGGCACCGGCAAAACTATCTCCGGCTCCAGTGGGATCTTTGACTAATTTGATAGGATAAGCAGGAGCATAATATATGTTATTGCTCGTTATGGCAACGCTACCATATTCACCCCGTTTAACCACCGTAACTTTGGGTCCCATTGCCAACAGCTTTTCTGCAGCCAAGTAGATATTATTTTCTCCAGTAAAGGCTTTTATCTCGTCCTCGTTCATGAATGCGATATGCACTTTGGATATCACTTCAGCCAGTTTGTCTGGACAACCCTCAATCCAAAAGTTCATGGTGTCGCAGGCTACATGGTTATATGATGATGTTTTTCGCAATACCTGCAGTTGAAGTTCGGGATGTATATTCGCTAAAAGTAGCGAGTGGCATGTACAACAATTTTGGGGTAATTTGGGAACAAAATCGGCAAAAACATTCAGTTCTGTAAGCAAGGTTTCAGCTTTATTTAAGTTATGATATTCGCCAGTCCAGCGGAATGTTTTTCCTGCCGCAATTTCTAATCCGTCCAAGTGAATGTTGTGCCTGCGCATTACATCAATTGCATGGGAAGGGTAGTCGTTCCCAACCACACCAATAATATGAACATCAGCAAAATATGATGCCGCTAAAGAGCCATATACGGCAGAGCCACCAATCGCATCTATTACACTGCCAGCGGGAGTACTGATGCAATCCAACCCGATTGAGCCAACTACTACTAGACTCAAGGTTTTTGCCCCATAGTATCCATATCTTGAATTTCAGTTTTGGCTTCAACCGAATCTTGTTCGGTACTCATAATCATGGTCTGTTTTTCGCCCATTCTGCCTAGAATACCCATTACATAAATTAAGGCTATCAAAATCAGTAGCATCGCTATTAGTTTCGGCCAGTTATAGCCTTTCTTGCGGCGACTTTTCCACCGTTCATCCACCTTATCGTTAAGGTCGCTCATGAGCTTATCTCCTTTAGAAATTCGGTAAATCTGGACACACCTTTGCTTATGTTTTCCATGCTATTGGCATAGGAAAATCTAACTGTCCCCTTTAAACCAAAAGCACCACCGTCCACCATGGCTACATGGTATGTTTCTAAAAGTTTATCGCAAAATTGTGAAGCCTTTTTTATTTCTTGATTATTATTCTGCAAATACCAACTGATATCCGGCATAATATAAAAAGCACCCTGAGGTTTTTTGCAAATTACATGGGGTATTTTCATCAGCATATCATACAAATAATCTCTGCGCTTCCAAAACTCTTTGCGCATGTTTTCGATGGAATCATCTTCTTCAGTTAGAGCAGTAACACATGCTTTTTGAGTTATAGAGTTTACGCAAGATGTTGTATGTTCCTGAACTCTACCCGCGGCATTTATGATGTGTGTCGGTCCTGCCGCATAACCCAAACGCCAGCCAGTCATAGCATATGCTTTCGATACTCCATTTACAATAACTGTGTGTTCCTTTGCTTCTGGGCTAATCGAGGCTATTGAAACATGTTTCACGTCGTCGTAGACTAATCTTTCATATATCTCATCCGATATAATCAGAATATCATTTTGAATACAAATATCTGCCAGCACCTCAAGCTCTTTGCGGCTATAGACGGCACCGGTAGGGTTGTTAGGAGAATTAAGGATAAGAACCTTAGCACAGGGACTATCCTCAATGGCTTCCTGTAATGCTTCGGGCTGAATTTTATAGCCCTCGCTTACTTCGGTGGGTATGTAAACTGGAACTGCATCTGCCATCATGGTCTGATACGGATAGGTAACCCAATATGGTACTGGTATTAATACTTGATCGTCTGTATCGCAAACCGCAATTAGTACATTCAAGATTGAGGCCTTTGCTCCAGGAGACACCAAAATATCCTTGGGAGTATAACTAAGACCGTTATCACGTTCCAGTTTTGCACAGATAGCTTCACGCAATTCAAGGATGCCCACATTTGCTGTATAACGAGTAAAATTGGCATCAATAGCTTTATGCGCAGCAGCTTTAATATACTCTGGAGTATTAAAATCAGGTTCTCCAACTCCAAAGTTCACAACGTCGATCCCCGCCTGACGCATCTGCGTTGCTTTTGCAGATAAGCTCAAAGTGGGCGAGGGTTTGATCAATTTGGTACGATTTGACAGCTTTATCGCCATCGTATCCCCCTATATTTTTTATTATCTAGACATTAGTAAAACAAGGATTGCAGTGTTCACTATATCATCGGTAGAACAACCTCGAGAGAGATCGCAAATCGGTGCTGCAAGACCCTGAATTATAGGCCCAATAGCTTCATATCCAGCTAAGCGTTGAACAAGTTTATAACCAATGTTTCCGGCTTGTAAATCTGGAAACACCAATGTATTTGCGTGCCCCGCCACACTGCTATCTGGCGCCTTGCTCTTCGCTATCTTCGGTATTATTGCCGCATCTAATTGCAATTCTCCATCATAAGCAAAATCTACTTGTCTATCGTTCAATATGCTTTTAGCTCTTTGTACTTTCTCTATCAATTCGTGTTCGGCACTTCCCTTAGTAGAAAAGGATAGCAAGGCTACAAAGGGCTCATCACCCAAAATCATGCGCCTGGTAGTGGCTGTAGAACTGGCAATATCTGCAAGTTGATCTGGAGTGGGATTAGGTACAACCGCACAATCCGCAAATAGGTAGGTAGTTTCATTGTCTCGCGGGGAAACCATAATAAAGGTAGAGGAAACCGTGTTTAAGCCAGACATTACACCTACTACTTGCAAAGAAGCTCGTAAAACATCGGCTGTTGTATTGGCTGCTCCGGCTACCATGCCGCTTGCCATGCCTTGTTTAACCATCATGGCACCAAAATACAGCGGATTTTGCATCTGCTTGAGGGCAATATCCTTGCTTACCCCTTTCTCTTTTCGACGCTCGTAAAAATACTCTGCAAATCTTTCCAAATCTTCGCTAACTACCGGATCAATAATATCGCATTCTGCTATATTGATGCCCAATGCGGCTGCATCATTAAGAATTTGGCTTCTTTTACCTAATAATATTACTCTGGCAATGCTTTGTTCGGTCAGACTAGCTGCTGCGGCTAAGGTTCGCTTATCAAAAGATTCTGGCAAAACAATTGTTCCACCTATTGCAATTGCTCTGTTTTTTAATAATTCAAGAATATGCATCTATGCTCCATTTAATTCGTTTTCTACTACAATCAAAGAAAGATTTGTAACTCTATTGAATTCTGCTCTGATTTTTGCTAATAGGGCATGTCGATTTTTTCTGATCTGAGATTCCGGACAATTAACCAATACGGAATCAAAAAATTTGTCGATTATCGACCCAAAATCCACCAAATAATTAAGTGCAGCAGGATAATCTACTTTTTTTAGGGCATCATCTATATGGGCATCGAGTTCTTTAAGCGCATTATGAAGCTGTGTTTCAACTTCGTTTTCAAACAGCGAAGAATCAACTTCTTCAAAACTCAATTCGCCTTCAAGGATATTGGATACGCGCTTGAAACCAATTACCAGCTTTACAAATCGTTCGTCCCGCCTAAGTTCCTCTAATGCCTCTGCCTTGGCTAGTGTGTGCGGCAAACTACTCAACCCCATATCTATTACACTTGCTACAATGTCGTATGCAAAACCTTTCTCTTTTAAAAGCCAACTTACTCTTTGCTTAAAGTATTGCTTAACTTTTAGTGCTGATTCTGGCTCTATCTCTACTTTATCTGATAAGGTTTTGAAAACAAAATCTATCATCGAATCTGGATTAAGATCCCAAGCTCTTTCAGCAAGTATTTGCACTACTCCTCCTGCTGCGCGTCTCAGAGCAAAAGGATCAGCGCTTCCAGTTGGCATCAAGCCCACACCGAAAATACCACATACTGTATCTAGTTTATCGGCAATAGCACAAAGAGCGCCACAAAGCGTCTTGGGTAACACATCGTTGCTCCCTCGTGGCATATAATGTTCGTATATTCCCTGGGCAACTTGCTCATCCTCGTTGTTTGCCAGAGCATATTGCATACCCATATAACCTTGAAGCTTCGTGAATTCTTTCTCACCCAACATTAGAGTAACCAAATCTGCTTTGCATAAAAATGCAGTTCGTTGTGCCTTAATTTGCTCTGTTTCACTTAGGTTTAGCTCATTGCATAAATATTTATTAATCTTAAGGATGCGCTCTGTTTTATCTTTTAATGTTCCCAAACGGGATTGGAATACCACGTTTTTTAGCTGTGGTACAAAAGATGCCAAACTGCGTTTGCAATCCTCGTTAAAAAACCACATAGCATCTTCTAATCTGGCTGCTACAACTTTCTCATTCCCGGCTTTGATGATATTGCTATGCTGAGGATCTCCATTAGATACAAATACAAACTTATTACTCAGATTACCGTTGTCCCGATACACAGAAAAGTATTTTTGGTTTTGACTAATGGTAGAGGTTATTATCTTTTCGGGAAGCTGCAAAAAATCCTGTGAAAACTCACCTATTACTGCATGAGGATACTCTATCAGGTTGC
It includes:
- a CDS encoding PfkB family carbohydrate kinase, yielding MSLVVVGSIGLDCISTPAGSVIDAIGGSAVYGSLAASYFADVHIIGVVGNDYPSHAIDVMRRHNIHLDGLEIAAGKTFRWTGEYHNLNKAETLLTELNVFADFVPKLPQNCCTCHSLLLANIHPELQLQVLRKTSSYNHVACDTMNFWIEGCPDKLAEVISKVHIAFMNEDEIKAFTGENNIYLAAEKLLAMGPKVTVVKRGEYGSVAITSNNIYYAPAYPIKLVKDPTGAGDSFAGAFMACLEGHNDLSDDVIKEAMRYATVMAAFNVSEFSVNGILDLSMQTINEFKDSLCQMTV
- a CDS encoding pyridoxal phosphate-dependent aminotransferase, which translates into the protein MAIKLSNRTKLIKPSPTLSLSAKATQMRQAGIDVVNFGVGEPDFNTPEYIKAAAHKAIDANFTRYTANVGILELREAICAKLERDNGLSYTPKDILVSPGAKASILNVLIAVCDTDDQVLIPVPYWVTYPYQTMMADAVPVYIPTEVSEGYKIQPEALQEAIEDSPCAKVLILNSPNNPTGAVYSRKELEVLADICIQNDILIISDEIYERLVYDDVKHVSIASISPEAKEHTVIVNGVSKAYAMTGWRLGYAAGPTHIINAAGRVQEHTTSCVNSITQKACVTALTEEDDSIENMRKEFWKRRDYLYDMLMKIPHVICKKPQGAFYIMPDISWYLQNNNQEIKKASQFCDKLLETYHVAMVDGGAFGLKGTVRFSYANSMENISKGVSRFTEFLKEISS
- the pta gene encoding phosphate acetyltransferase is translated as MHILELLKNRAIAIGGTIVLPESFDKRTLAAAASLTEQSIARVILLGKRSQILNDAAALGINIAECDIIDPVVSEDLERFAEYFYERRKEKGVSKDIALKQMQNPLYFGAMMVKQGMASGMVAGAANTTADVLRASLQVVGVMSGLNTVSSTFIMVSPRDNETTYLFADCAVVPNPTPDQLADIASSTATTRRMILGDEPFVALLSFSTKGSAEHELIEKVQRAKSILNDRQVDFAYDGELQLDAAIIPKIAKSKAPDSSVAGHANTLVFPDLQAGNIGYKLVQRLAGYEAIGPIIQGLAAPICDLSRGCSTDDIVNTAILVLLMSR
- the glyS gene encoding glycine--tRNA ligase subunit beta; the encoded protein is GNRYLGLDRTLKIESVQSYEETLELNKVLVNRERRRELILEQFAELFIGSDDQIKQDERLLDTVCNLIEYPHAVIGEFSQDFLQLPEKIITSTISQNQKYFSVYRDNGNLSNKFVFVSNGDPQHSNIIKAGNEKVVAARLEDAMWFFNEDCKRSLASFVPQLKNVVFQSRLGTLKDKTERILKINKYLCNELNLSETEQIKAQRTAFLCKADLVTLMLGEKEFTKLQGYMGMQYALANNEDEQVAQGIYEHYMPRGSNDVLPKTLCGALCAIADKLDTVCGIFGVGLMPTGSADPFALRRAAGGVVQILAERAWDLNPDSMIDFVFKTLSDKVEIEPESALKVKQYFKQRVSWLLKEKGFAYDIVASVIDMGLSSLPHTLAKAEALEELRRDERFVKLVIGFKRVSNILEGELSFEEVDSSLFENEVETQLHNALKELDAHIDDALKKVDYPAALNYLVDFGSIIDKFFDSVLVNCPESQIRKNRHALLAKIRAEFNRVTNLSLIVVENELNGA